The segment TGGGGCACCGGACCCACAAGAACCCCGGCGCTATCATCTCGGAGCTCAATGCAGTCTGCCCGGATGTGATCTGCCTGCAGGAGTCGGGTTTCGGCTCATTTCACCGGTACGGTGAAGGCTGGCACCGTGCGGGACGGAACGACTTGAGGGTGATGAGCCGCTTCCCGCTGGCTGAAATCCCACTGGATGGCGGGGAGTGCGAGGGCGTGGCGGCGTACTTGCTTCAGACCCCTGTCGGGCCTTTGGTGCTCATGAACGTGCACTTCCGCGTGACCGCCGCAGGCTCCCAGGAGCTGATCCCGGACGCCGGGGAATTTTCGCGGTACCTTCTCGATTCCAGCCGTTTGCGCGCGGCTCATGTGCGGCATGTGCTTTCCCACCTTCCTTCCGATCTTCCCGTGGTGGTCTGCGGCGACATGAATCTTCCGCCCACTTCGGCAACGTACCGCATGCTGAGCCAGCGCCTGACGGACGCCTTCGCGGCCACACGGTTCGGCTTCGGGCTGACGTATCTCGCGAAGGGCCGAGTGCCTGCGTGGCGGATCGATTACGTCTGGTGCGGCAATGGCGTGCGCCCGGTGTGGGCGCGCACCAGCAGCTCCGGGCCTTCCGACCACCGGCCGGTGGTCGCCGACTTGCTGGTGGGGGGCTGATATGGCTGCTGAAGCCGGTGCCCGTGCAAAGAGGCCGCGAAATGCGTGGCGCCTGGTCTGCGACATTGGATCGGCATTGCCGGGGGCTCTCTGGCTGGTGCATCGGGCATCGCCATCCGGCATAACGGGCACCGCTGTCGCTCTGGCGCCACAATGGCTCTGGATAGCGCTCTTGCTGCTGTTCCTCGCGCTTGCAGCGCGCTCCCGCGATGTCGTGAGCGTTCTGTTGGCAGTCCTCGTGGCATCCCCTGCATCAATGTCCCTCGCTGGGTTCTCATCTGGGGCGGGACGTTTCACCGCCAGCAGGACGGATGATGTGGTGCTCCGGGTGGTTACCTGGAACGTGCACAACCAGTATGAGAGGGTCGCGCAGATCGCCAGGCAGCTGGAGACACTCGATGCCGACGTGATCTGCCTGCAGGAGGCGTCAGACAAGGCCTTCGACGGTCTGTTCCCGGGCATGCGCGAGCTCCACAGCACTTCGCTGAAGCTCTATGTGCGGGGAGTATTGCGGCCGTGGCGGGGGGCCTGCGACGCCGACCCGTTGTTCCAGCGGTGGCTTCCGGTGGTCGTGCATGTGAAAGGCGTGCGCCTGCGACTGCTCCCCGTCCACTTCCATAGTCGTGTGGGCGGGTACCGGCTGATGATGGACCACTCGCGCCTGGGCGAGTACCTCGCGGGGATGCGGTGGACGAATTCGCGGCAGATTGAGACGATCGCCCGGGTCTCCCAGGGGCCTGAGCCGGTGTTGGTCTGCGGCGATCTCAATACGCCGCCTTTGTCGCCCGCGCTGGATGTCCTGAGGGTTGGGCTCACGGATGCCTTCGCACACGCGGGTTTCGGGCTGGGATTGACCTACCTGTTGCAGGGGAAGCTCCCGGCGTGGCGGATCGACTACATCTGGTGCGGCGGGGGAGTGAGACCCCTGCGGTGCTTCACGGGCCGTTCGGGGCCTTCGGATCACCGGCTGGTGATCGCGGACATTGCTGTGACCAGGGCACGTTAGCCACGGTCAGCGCTGCATCCTGCGCAACTGGTCCACGATCCAAAGGAACAGGAAGGCGCCGCCGACCGCCACGGCGACCTGGACCACCAGGCTGTTGCCCAGAGGGTAGCCGAGAATTTGATAGATCATACCGCCCACCGCGGAACCGGACATTCCCAGCAGCAGGTAGTTCACCCATTCCCGCCGGAAATTGCGTTTCTGGATGGCGGCCAGGATATAGCCCGCGATCGCACCTACAACGACCCACATGAGAATCCCCGACACTGCGAACACCCCTTGAGGTACCTACCTGGAGCGGAGCATGTCCAGAAGCCAGGCTGCTCCGATGATAGCCACGGAGAGCACCAGCAGAATCCAGAAGAGCTTCAAGAGTAACCCCAGGAGCACCATGGTGATGATGCCTATGATGACGTAGGTGAAGAATCCGCCTCTGAAATCACGGCCCAGGAATATGCTGACGACCCAACCCACGACAGCCCCGAGAACGATCCAGCCGACGACATTCGCGACGAAATCCATTGTGCTGACCTCCAATGCGTCACGCCGGATCGGCCGGATCCGGGTAACTCTGCACCTGGGCGATCATGACGTACTGACCCACGCCCTGAGACCGGTTGATGACCGTTTCCACGGGTCTGAATCCGTAGCGCCGATACAGCTTCTGTCCGCGCGGGTTGTCGAGATGCACATGCAGGCCGATCCGTTCAATGCCGCGCTCGTGGGCGATGGTCATCAGGCGCGCGAGAAGGCGGCTGCCGATGCGGTGCTCCTGGCGATCAGGCCTGATGCAGATGCCAAACCACCATTCGCCGCCGGGCGGCCTGCGAATATACGCGTATCCATCCATTCGCTCTCCGTCCGGCGTCTCCTCCACAGCCAGCAGGGCGATGAGGTCCGGGCATTCCGCGTCGGCGGCCAGTCTGCAGGCATGCTCATCATCCAGCGGGTGTGGGTAGAAGAACCAGGTGTCCCGGGGCGTGAGGCTGGCGTAGAACTCCTTGATGATCGGGGCATCCGTGAGCTTGAGGGGGCGGATGTTGATACTCGGGATGGGTTCGGGCAAGGTTCTCACACCCTTCTCATGTTTTTGGCGGACGGCGGCGGCAAACGATCGGCGGCCGGCACCACACCACGCCCAGCCTGGTGGGTGGAGGACTGGGCTAGCCTCGCAGGAAACAGCGGCACCCCTGCAGACGCCGCCTATGTCCAAAAGAAATACTGTGGCTTGCGGGTGAACATCGCAAGGAGCGACCAGAAGCCGCCCACCGCGAATTCGCCCAGCGTAAGCCCGAGAAACAGCGGCAGGCCCCGGCGATAGGCCTTGGGGCCGAGATAGCGCATCACCAGCAGCTTGATGCCCCAGCCCAGCAGCAGCGGGAGCCAGATGAGGCCCGTGGTCCAGTCCGCGGCAATCGCGTAGCCGATGGGGTGGAACTGCCACCAGACGAACCGGCAGCGCATGGCCATGAGCAGTGATGCGAAGCCGAACCCCATGGCGATGCCCACCAGTCCCGGCCAGTTGGGGGGAGCCTGGGCACCCATAAACTGTCCCACGAGCTGCCAGCCGCCGGGAGAAAGGCGCTTCACGGGTTCACCCATTTGCTCGACGCCCTCGCGGAAGCACAGGTGAAGCAGGGCCCATACCGCGGCGTAGCAGCCGAGAGTTGTTGCGGCGGCGATAGCCCCGGTGACTCGCTGGGGGCTTGCGCCCAGCATCTCCCCGATTTTCATGCCCTCAAGCTGGTGGGGCATGGGTACGCCGGTGTATGCGCGATTGAAACCGAACAACAGCCCCCAGGCGGACATGGTGCGCACCGGCATGCGGCTGGGGCTGATGAAAGTCATGAGAATGTGGTCCGGCCCGGCGAAATGGAAGCCATGGGTGGGCGCCCCGGCTTCGGCGCGGACTTTGGTAATCGCGGTATTGATCACGAGATATAGCAGCAGATAGACCACGCCGATGTACATGGGCATGCCGATGCTGGAAGCGAACAGCGTGGTCAGCACCAGCCCACCGGCGATGACCGCGAAGGCCATCCGGTACTCCACCACCTGCGCTCCGTCGATCTCGGTGCGCCGATCTCCGGTGATCTGGGGCCCGTGCCAGACCGATCGCCAGACCGCCGCGAGATGTTTGCGTCCAGCCCACAGGCCGAAAGCTACCACCGCGAGATAGCTCCCGATCCCCTGCTCGAGCATGAATGGGATGACGCTGCGGCCCGTGGACTGCCAGGGGTACGGGGACGGGTAGCCTGCTGCCGAGCAGATGAAGCGCTCGAACCGGAACAGCAGGAGAAAGAACCAGGTGGAGAAGGTCAGGTCCGAAGGTAGGAGGTAGGCGATACCGATCACGAAGGGGTAGAAGGCGATGCCCGTGGTGGTGAGGGGGCCGTTCCAGCGGGGTGAGAATTGTAGCCAGTTGACCTTCACCTTCAGCAGCGGGATTACCGGGAAATACATGCTCAGGCCGTTGATGATGTCGATTGCCCCCGAGTTCGCGAACCCCAGCCAGAGCAGATTGTTTCGCCAGATGCTTCGCGGTCCGGGGTTGGTCATCTCCAGTGGCATGATGACAAGGGGGAAACTGAGCTTCTTGTGCTGTGTCCACTGCCTGCGGATGATGACGTTCACACCCAGGCACATGAGCTGCGTCAGGGCAATGAAGGTGGCCCAAAGAAGGCCAGGAGCAAGCCACGGACGGTAGTTCTCGGCAAGATAGAGCGACGAATCGCCCTCGTAGAAGTTGCGCACTGCCACCGGGTCGCCCACCACCGCGTGGGTGGGAAGGTAGGGGA is part of the Armatimonadota bacterium genome and harbors:
- a CDS encoding endonuclease/exonuclease/phosphatase family protein, with product MAAEAGARAKRPRNAWRLVCDIGSALPGALWLVHRASPSGITGTAVALAPQWLWIALLLLFLALAARSRDVVSVLLAVLVASPASMSLAGFSSGAGRFTASRTDDVVLRVVTWNVHNQYERVAQIARQLETLDADVICLQEASDKAFDGLFPGMRELHSTSLKLYVRGVLRPWRGACDADPLFQRWLPVVVHVKGVRLRLLPVHFHSRVGGYRLMMDHSRLGEYLAGMRWTNSRQIETIARVSQGPEPVLVCGDLNTPPLSPALDVLRVGLTDAFAHAGFGLGLTYLLQGKLPAWRIDYIWCGGGVRPLRCFTGRSGPSDHRLVIADIAVTRAR
- a CDS encoding GNAT family N-acetyltransferase; protein product: MPEPIPSINIRPLKLTDAPIIKEFYASLTPRDTWFFYPHPLDDEHACRLAADAECPDLIALLAVEETPDGERMDGYAYIRRPPGGEWWFGICIRPDRQEHRIGSRLLARLMTIAHERGIERIGLHVHLDNPRGQKLYRRYGFRPVETVINRSQGVGQYVMIAQVQSYPDPADPA
- a CDS encoding endonuclease/exonuclease/phosphatase family protein, which translates into the protein MAATWGVREFIGERHPAGCLIALAPQWVWCVTPLALLVWTGFARQFGLLALNAGVLVFAAVVLGGFAVATGSPHSDAQRSFPLRVVTWNVLGHRTHKNPGAIISELNAVCPDVICLQESGFGSFHRYGEGWHRAGRNDLRVMSRFPLAEIPLDGGECEGVAAYLLQTPVGPLVLMNVHFRVTAAGSQELIPDAGEFSRYLLDSSRLRAAHVRHVLSHLPSDLPVVVCGDMNLPPTSATYRMLSQRLTDAFAATRFGFGLTYLAKGRVPAWRIDYVWCGNGVRPVWARTSSSGPSDHRPVVADLLVGG